A genomic region of bacterium contains the following coding sequences:
- a CDS encoding response regulator, translated as MMGSILIVDDDQATRDSLNEAMSINGYETLTIADGYIAVTIVKRDLIDIVILDVNMPGQGGLQTLRGIKVVRPQLPVIMTSGTPTESVITAAIEEGASSFMRKPIDINYLRRTVREILEIGRGEKLEDRAQRPKKSRLLGSVF; from the coding sequence ATGATGGGATCTATCTTGATTGTTGATGATGATCAAGCCACTCGGGATTCTTTAAATGAGGCAATGTCCATAAATGGCTATGAGACTTTGACGATTGCTGATGGATACATTGCGGTGACCATAGTCAAAAGAGATCTGATTGATATAGTCATCTTGGACGTTAATATGCCGGGGCAGGGTGGACTCCAAACGTTGCGAGGGATAAAGGTTGTCCGTCCCCAATTACCGGTCATTATGACCAGTGGGACGCCGACAGAATCGGTGATAACCGCCGCCATAGAAGAAGGCGCTTCTTCTTTTATGCGAAAGCCTATTGACATCAATTACCTTCGGAGAACAGTCAGAGAGATTCTGGAAATTGGTCGAGGTGAAAAATTGGAAGACAGGGCCCAGCGCCCCAAAAAGAGCCGGCTTCTGGGTTCGGTCTTTTGA
- the groES gene encoding co-chaperone GroES: MKIKPLGDRVIVQRIEEEEKTKGGLIIPDTAKEKPQEGRVIAVGPGRVNDKGEKIPMEVKANDRVLFGKYSGTEIKVEGEEYLIMHQDDILGIVE, encoded by the coding sequence ATGAAGATCAAACCTTTAGGTGATCGGGTTATTGTCCAGCGGATCGAGGAAGAAGAAAAAACCAAAGGCGGGCTTATCATCCCGGACACGGCTAAGGAGAAACCCCAGGAAGGGAGAGTCATCGCCGTTGGCCCGGGGAGGGTAAATGATAAGGGTGAGAAGATCCCTATGGAGGTCAAGGCAAATGACCGAGTTCTCTTTGGGAAGTATTCTGGAACCGAGATCAAGGTGGAAGGTGAAGAGTATCTCATTATGCACCAGGATGACATCCTGGGAATCGTGGAATAA